One genomic window of Cydia fagiglandana chromosome 20, ilCydFagi1.1, whole genome shotgun sequence includes the following:
- the LOC134674587 gene encoding fatty acid-binding protein 2-like — protein MSYFGKTFTFEKHEKFDDFLAALGVPKEKIDEICSQKATLILEKNGDTYTQKLLNKTTSFQPGVEFDETVGDGHQCKTTFVVEGDTVTQSQKFPDGRTITFKKQFSDNKLVVTATNSAWDGVAYRYYSA, from the exons ATGTCTTACTTTGGAAAAACGTTCACTTTCGAGAAACATGAGAAATTCGACGACTTCCTAGCAGCTCtgg gaGTGCCAAAGGAAAAAATAGATGAAATCTGCTCCCAAAAAGCCACACTCATTTTGGAGAAAAATGGAGATACGTACACCCAGAAATTATTGAACAAAACTACCAGTTTCCAGCCCGGCGTGGAGTTCGACGAAACCGTCGGTGACGGACATCAG TGCAAGACGACCTTCGTTGTAGAGGGTGACACTGTCACGCAATCGCAGAAGTTTCCAGACGGTCGCACTATCAcctttaaaaaacagttctcaGACAACAAGCTTGTCGTG ACGGCTACTAACAGCGCTTGGGATGGCGTAGCCTACAGATACTACTCTGCGTAA